The following proteins are encoded in a genomic region of Alphaproteobacteria bacterium:
- a CDS encoding DUF952 domain-containing protein, translating into MATPIYHMCRADEWEEAQTTGSYAGSSQDKADGFIHFSTAEQIVVSAAKHRAGQDNLVLIEVPDTALGDALKWEVSRGGALFPHLYGALDISKVARHAPLKLGPAGRHVFPWGLA; encoded by the coding sequence ATGGCGACTCCGATCTATCACATGTGCCGCGCCGACGAATGGGAAGAGGCCCAGACGACGGGTTCCTACGCCGGTTCCTCGCAGGACAAGGCCGACGGCTTCATCCATTTCTCGACCGCCGAACAGATCGTCGTGTCGGCGGCGAAGCATCGCGCGGGCCAGGATAATCTCGTGCTGATCGAGGTGCCCGATACGGCGCTGGGCGACGCCCTCAAATGGGAAGTCTCGCGCGGCGGCGCGCTGTTCCCGCATCTCTACGGCGCGCTCGACATATCGAAGGTCGCGCGCCACGCGCCGCTCAAACTCGGCCCCGCGGGGCGACACGTGTTTCCCTGGGGGCTGGCATGA